One segment of Papaver somniferum cultivar HN1 unplaced genomic scaffold, ASM357369v1 unplaced-scaffold_81, whole genome shotgun sequence DNA contains the following:
- the LOC113345463 gene encoding uncharacterized protein LOC113345463, translating to MKGLFGLFRYKEGVPVRRGYRSNQIGKPYVVPCKVTGKCGSVTVRMVPAPLGAGIVAARVPKKVLQFSTVFTSFKMLAHIPEIESSAMAHVRFTDVSDTIPNMQDLSDPPAKNYFLFELVDGFGEENYDEEPEGDDFDVEHIMVWVQIYKHLE from the exons ATGAAAGGACTATTTGGTCTTTTCagatataaggagg gtgTACCTGTTAGAAGAGGTTATCGGAGTAACCAGATTGGTAAACCATATGTTGTTCCTTGTAAGGTTACTGGGAAATGTGGTTCTGTTACTGTAAGAATGGTTCCTGCTCCTCTTGGTGCTGGTATTGTTGCTGCTAGAGTTCCTAAGAAGGTTTTGCAGTTTTCCA CTGTTTTTACTTCTTTTAAAATGCTTGCTCACATCCCCGAAATAGAATCAAGTGCTATGGCTCATGTTCGGTTCACTGATGTTTCAGATACTATTCCAAACATGCAGGACCTCA GTGACCCTCCAGCAAAAAACTATTTCTTGTTTGAACTG GTTGATGGCTTCGGTGAGGAAAATTATGATGAGGAGCCTGAGGGAGATGATTTTGATGTAGAACATATAATGGTTTGGGTGCAA ATATACAAGCATTTGGAATAG